One window from the genome of Oryctolagus cuniculus chromosome 1, mOryCun1.1, whole genome shotgun sequence encodes:
- the CEP295 gene encoding centrosomal protein of 295 kDa isoform X13 → MEQYEKAHVRGFQAMQKIHLAQNQEKLMKELKQLQQEDLARRRQTVAQMPPQLVELPYKRSEMKEDWQRELEFAFEDMYNADRKVKGNLILHLEPEPLPTVTDQIQDEELDLSVEQEGLGETENLQMTEAKIISSEPEVPLTMKTKQVSSKILFKKLLNKIRSQKSLWTIKSLSEDESEMITTVNEMKSKASTSESGTGQEQDAESDRLTIESGPLTSEDTLPSSQIDSRKEQEINETLPVTTVAQSAVLLHPQEEAARVRISARQKQIMEIEEQKQKQLELLEQIEQQKLRLEIDCFRAQLEEEKGKKTQQTEVGAATVSCTVLPDEDSHRQMIRNYQHQLLQQNRLHKQSIETARKRLLEYQSMLKRRYPSMSATSLVSDSVVLVPPQKPERLTAVSEHRDQSQRPKLSPNKYQPTQPIQISRLEHDPFQVQKQSHFPQKQAERTETLSTPDVLARQYLESQEHLRQFTQTETQQKNYKSSKPDEPSLFLPLLPQRSFTSLPIKVESGKTHKPFSTMSKSAVAESHSVISQMHYGPLPFSENITAQQNHLKVLQEQLDLQKEALQARQEAQEQLLLCKQKQLEEQIGFSLFLPLHSSASLHGAKPESGKIQESSPIKVDTALSSGDSVVPQLQDRHLSFSQPVCLPQQTNFKFLQEKLNIQKDSLQARREAQEVLYIHKQSQLDGRVDSEQAEPSHLPFQVGQHAFTSPPSTDTKSRKIQEQCLPTSEKGFLSSQYEITKSEEESSGFLQQFLPLHDSLKLLKEQLTAQRDALQARHEAQMELLLHRQRDLRDSKSGHISSFSPMIVGHSFPSQDSNAESRRIEKPYLSEKEHVSPSSHLLVPTFQDKSLSLPQHSLPQQDLTALHEQSHIQRVILGAGQETQHKQSALENIQGNTFEETGLSSFIPQLAQASSPLLPSESGATQVFLSTESDNKIPSSQFQIPELQDRLLRISQLIQPQKDNLNALQEQLATQREAIFQLRQEAQEEQLLHRESEWKGRLSPEQVATSSLPQVAQLPFTSLPLTVSERTQESCSTNSDYTISSSHSEMPRLPDRLLGLSHSVLPQQDNLISLQEHLHAQANSLPSIENTSKEFILPRQGKYEEKVSNEHFIQTHHDDLKALQQQLDIQRKAIRSRQEVQEEVLFKRLSKLEKRVSSEQISSSSFLPLDALPFASSDRTQKSLPTESNGTLPSSHPEITRSQDRLLSFSQPIHQQGNVTAQLDLPGEVCSNKRPQEELLLNKVNKLNKSESTEHAIPTFFKETEHSFIPLPFAEAKSKSICELHSSKNEHAALPSDSVFPRFEDRLLSFSQPVLAQQDNLGLQKQLGFEREVLHCSQQAQEELQVQRQTALQQQIQKHQETLKDFFKDNQTSNSTVENDLKMQKLGHFGEWLPRIQDLASNDQENSRVDRSNSDYNQLLSEHTSAKQSGEHLDKELGRRSSKPPVAKVRCGLEVNQHELSAIQEVESPASVRTSIPGKPDFCQDRDPMRVSISREQSFLGSPLACDPLVCLQSVAQDSVCGDEHDKAVQVKESEVENHAVLSFAVEEEYPRLGLIVKPDDKAETQAISPEPISSETVSTGSFLSYENIDLNLTDPEHMDYRKQESTTGKEEKTAVDLDFPELEHIFPHLHRQLFRPLEPHPDFGLSPSSSGISQDNRDFYQASYSSSEIHGATASSKRSLSLTALRTSLHSPNTSLNQQTNPDLALAAAQSFATENTEEPEQSFRQLLSDFSSQEESQHVDLPSIFSVEARYSSEGMDNQNYLSEEQTKILHNKKKSVHFQLSVENLSSVCSSSDEANVFDQVHVQHSTPCGSTSSECSIKHQLERKDKLGFEELSKRGIVTMLQSQELTENGQDEAYRVLAVNPDREEADSQLCIRTVEKGSSLQIPAIVPIQNEKCFEDSPKTETPETLRNLSQLAKSEPFVSSGSFSLQSSIPVWETESGHGIMEEPELTLVSTSDISIAETDFANLTLEEKEENEAKSCFQVSEFLPLVPETETSDHLPLSECSTDKSATVSTETLLEFTAIPGSLQEAFVKRKKSFIQRSCQRQKEIRNKIRISENSQIKTAKEKPPTGSFVNRLKGVSKVRVSVPEDRKTTHQRALRLYNQLAEVKQQKEEKAKQEAFAQNRARAKEFHKKTLQKLRAKNTW, encoded by the exons ATGGAACAGTATGAAAAGGCACATGTACGAGGTTTCCAAGCTATGCAAAAGATCCACTTGGCTCAA AATCAAGAGAAACTAATGAAAGAGCTCAAACAGCTACAACAAGAGGACCTGGCTCGTAGGAGACAGACAGTAGCACAGATGCCACCACAACTAGTTGAACTTCCATACAAACGCAGTGAAATGAAAGAAGACTGGCAGAGAGAGCTGGAATTTGCCTTTGAAGATATGTACAATGCTGACAGGA AGGTGAAAGGAAACCTGATTTTGCACCTTGAACCAGAGCCTTTGCCTACTGTTACTGATCAGATTCAAGATGAAGAACTGGACCTTTCAGTGGAGCAGGAAGGCTTAGGTGAAACTGAGAACCTTCAAATGACAGAAGCTAAAATAATATCTAGTGAACCAGAAG ttcccTTGACAATGAAGACCAAACAGGTCtcttcaaaaattctttttaaaaaattattaaataagatCCGAAGCCAAAAATCTCTCTGGACAATTAAGTCCTTGTCTGAGGATGAAAGTGAAATGATCACAACtgtcaatgaaatgaagagtaaaGCGTCGACTTCTGAATCAGGAACTGGGCAGGAACAAG ATGCTGAAAGTGACAGACTAACAATTGAGTCTGGGCCACTTACTAGTGAAGACACACTACCCTCAAGCCAGATAGACTCCAGAAAGGAACAAG aaataaatgagACTCTGCCTGTCACAACTGTAGCTCAGAGTGCAGTTCTCCTCCATCCTCAAGAGGAAGCAGCCAGAGTTAGAATATCTGCAAGGCAGAAGCAG ATAATGGAAATAGAAGAGCAGAAGCAAAAGCAGCTGGAATTACTTGAACAAATTGAACAACAGAAGTTAAGATTAGAAATTGACTGCTTCAGGGCTCAgctggaagaagaaaaaggaaagaaaacacaacaGACTGAG gTTGGCGCTGCTACGGTATCGTGCACTGTACTTCCTGATGAAGAcagccacaggcagatgattcgCAATTATCAACATCagcttttacaacaaaatag GTTACACAAGCAGTCTATTGAAACAGCCCGGAAACGGTTACTCGAATATCAATCTATGTTAAAAAGAAGGTACCCATCCATGTCAGCTACATCATTAGTATCAGATTCTGTTGTTTTGGTACCACCACAGAAACCCGAAAGACTCACTGCTGTATCAGAACATAGGGATCAAAGTCAGAGACCTAAGTTGAGTCCTAATAAATATCAACCCACACAACCCATACAGATCTCCAGATTAGAACATGATCCTTTTCAGGTACAAAAACAAAGTCACTTTCCAcaaaaacaagcagaaagaaCAGAAACATTAAGCACTCCAGATGTTTTAGCCAGGCAATATTTAGAATCACAGGAACATCTAAGGCAATTCACACAGActgaaacacaacaaaaaaactataaaTCTTCTAAGCCAGATGAACCTTCTTTATTTCTGCCACTGCTTCCTCAGCGTTCTTTTACTTCTCTGCCTATTAAAGTTGAATCTGGAAAAACCCACAAACCCTTTTCAACCATGAGCAAAAGTGCAGTTGCAGAAAGCCATTCTGTAATCAGCCAGATGCATTATGGGCCTCTGCCATTCTCAGAGAATATCACAGCACAGCAAAATCATTTGAAGGTTCTCCAAGAACAGCTAGACCTACAGAAGGAAGCTCTTCAGGCAAGACAGGAAGCTCAGGAACAACTGCTTTTGTGCAAACAGAAACAATTGGAAGAGCAAATTGgtttctctctatttcttccaTTGCATTCGTCTGCTTCACTGCATGGTGCCAAACCTGAATCAGGGAAAATTCAGGAATCTTCTCCAATCAAGGTGGATACTGCACTTTCTTCAGGTGATTCTGTGGTCCCACAACTTCAGGATAGGCATTTGAGTTTTTCACAGCCTGTTTGTTTACCACAGCaaactaattttaaatttctgcaaGAAAAGTTGAATATTCAAAAGGATAGCCTTCAGGCTAGGCGAGAAGCTCAAGAAGTACTATATATTCATAAACAGAGTCAATTGGATGGAAGAGTAGATTCTGAACAGGCtgagccctcccatctcccatttcaGGTAGGTCAGCATGCATTTACCTCGCCACCTTCTACTGATACAAAATCTAGAAAAATCCAGGAGCAATGTTTACCTACAAGCGAGAAAGGTTTTCTCTCAAGCCAGTATGAAATCACAAAATCTGAAGAGGAGTCCTCAGGTTTCCTACAACAGTTCCTTCCTCTCCATGATAGTTTGAAGTTGCTCAAAGAACAGCTGACTGCACAAAGGGATGCTCTTCAGGCTAGGCATGAAGCTCAAATGGAATTACTTTTACATAGACAAAGGGATTTGAGGGACAGTAAGTCTGGGCACATTTCTTCATTCTCACCAATGATTGTTGGACATTCTTTTCCTTCACAAGATTCTAATGCTGAGTCTAGGAGAATTGAAAAaccttatttatctgagaaggaGCATGTAAGTCCTTCTAGTCATTTGCTAGTCCCAACATTCCAGGATAAATCTCTTAGTTTGCCACAGCATAGCCTGCCACAGCAAGATTTGACAGCACTGCACGAACAGTCACACATACAGAGGGTAATACTTGGTGCTGGACAGGAAACTCAACATAAACAAAGTGCACTGGAGAATATCCAAGGAAATACATTTGAAGAAACTGGCTTGTCTTCCTTCATACCCCAGTTAGCACAAGCTTCATCTCCCTTACTGCCTTCTGAGTCTGGTGCAACCCAGGTATTTCTTTCAACAGAAAGTGATAATAAAATTCCATCAAGCCAGTTTCAGATCCCAGAACTGCAGGATAGGCTTTTGAGAATATCACAACTTATCCAGCCCCAGAAGGATAATTTGAATGCACTTCAAGAACAGTTAGCTACTCAGAGGGAAGCCATCTTTCAGCTCAGACAGGAAGCTCAGGAAGAACAACTTTTACATCGAGAGAGTGAGTGGAAGGGAAGACTATCTCCTGAGCAAGTTGCCACCTCTTCCTTACCCCAAGTAGCACAGCTTCCATTTACTTCATTACCTCTTACTGTATCTGAAAGAACCCAAGAATCTTGTTCAACTAACAGTGATTATACAATCTCTTCAAGCCATTCTGAAATGCCAAGATTGCCTGATAGGCTGTTGGGTTTATCACATAGTGTTTTACCTCAGCAAGATAATTTGATTTCACTTCAGGAACATTTGCATGCACAGGCGAATTCCCTTCCTTCTATTGAAAATACctcaaaagaatttattttaccTAGACAAGGTAAATATGAGGAAAAAGTATCTAATGAGCATTTTATCCAAACTCACCATGATGATTTGAAGGCACTTCAACAGCAGTTAGATATCCAGAGGAAAGCCATTCGGTCTAGGCAGGAAGTCCAAGAagaagtactttttaaaagattaagtaAATTGGAGAAAAGGGTATCATCTGAACAGATTAGTTCCTCTTCCTTCTTACCCCTTGATGCACTGCCTTTTGCCAGCTCTGATAGAACCCAGAAATCTTTACCAACTGAAAGTAATGGTACTCTTCCCTCAAGTCATCCTGAAATCACAAGATCACAGGATAGGCTTTTGAGTTTTTCACAGCCTATTCATCAACAAGGTAATGTGACAGCACAATTGGACTTACCTGGAGAAGTGTGTTCTAATAAGAGACCTCAAGAAGAACTACTTTTAAACAAAGTAAATAAGCTAAACAAAAGTGAATCTACTGAGCATGCTATCCCTACGTTTTTCAAGGAAACAGAGCATTCATTTATTCCACTACCTTTTGCTGAAGCTAAATCTAAAAGTATATGtgaattgcattcatctaaaaacGAACATGCAGCTCTGCCAAGTGATTCTGTATTTCCAAGGTTTGAAGATAGGCTTTTGAGTTTTTCACAGCCTGTCTTAGCTCAACAAGATAACTTGGGTCTTCAGAAGCAGTTGGGTTTCGAAAGAGAAGTTCTGCATTGTAGCCAGCAAGCCCAAGAAGAATTGCAGGTACAGAGACAAACAGCATTGCAGCAGCAGATCCAGAAACATCAAGAGACTTTGAAGGATTTCTTTAAAGACAATCAG ACAAGTAATTCCACAGttgaaaatgacttaaaaatgcaGAAGTTGGGGCACTTCGGAGAGTGGCTTCCTCGTATCCAAGACCTTGCAAGCAATGATCAGGAAAATAGTCGTGTAGATAGGAGCAACTCTGATTATAATCAGCTGCTTTCAGAACATACTAGTGCCAAGCAAAGTG GTGAGCATTTGGACAAAGAGTTGGGTAGAAGATCCTCAAAGCCACCTGTAGCAAAAGTTAGATGTGGATTGGAGGTAAACCAACATGAACTTAGTGCTATACAAGAAGTAGAATCACCAGCAAGTGTTAGAACTTCTATACCAG GTAAACCTGACTTTTGTCAAGACAGAGACCCCATGAGGGTCTCAATAAGTAGAGAACAAAGTTTCCTTGGGAGCCCACTGGCCTGTGATCCACTTGTTTGTCTTCAGTCAGTTGCCCAGGACAGTGTCTGTGGTGATGAACATGACAAAGCAG TTCAGGTCAAGGAGTCCGAGGTAGAGAATCATGCAGTATTGAGTTTTGCTGTGGAAGAAGAGTATCCCCGTTTGGGTCTAATCGTAAAGCCAGATGATAAG GCTGAAACACAAGCGATTTCTCCTGAGCCAATATCCTCAGAAACTGTTTCTACTGGGAGCTTTTTGAGTTATGAAAACATAGACTTGAACCTAACAGATCCAG AGCACATGGACTATAGGAAACAAGAGTCTACCACTGGTAAAGAAGAGAAAACAG CAGTTGACCTTGACTTTCCAGAATTGGAACACATTTTTCCACATTTGCATCGTCAACTGTTTAGACCCTTAGAACCACATCCAGATTTTGGTTTGTCACCATCATCCTCCGGGATTTCTCAAGACAACAGAGACTTTTACCAG GCCTCATATTCCTCATCTGAAATCCACGGTGCTACTGCATCGTCCAAAAGATCACTTTCTTTGACTGCACTGAGAACCAGCTTGCATTCTCCCAATACCAGCCTGAACCAGCAGACTAACCCTGACTTGGCTCTCGCTGCAGCTCAGAGTTTTGCTACAGAAAATACTGAGG aacCTGAACAATCTTTTCGGCAGCTTCTTTCAGACTTTTCTTCACAAGAGGAGAGCCAACATGTTGATCTACCAAGTATTTTTAGTGTGGAAGCTAGATATTCTTCTGAGGGCATGGACAATCAGAACTACCTCTCTGAAGAACAGACCAAAATATTACATAATAAGAAGAAAAGTGTTCATTTCCAGCTATCTGTAGAAAATTTAAGTTCAGTCTGCAGTTCATCTGATGAGGCTAATGTGTTTGATCAGGTGCATGTACAACATAGCACACCATGTGGTTCAACCTCTAGTGAGTGCTCAATAAAACACCaattagaaagaaaagataaactgGGTTTTGAAGAACTATCAAAAAGAGGTATTGTTACAATGTTACAAAGTCAAGAACTCACTGAAAATGGACAAGATGAAGCCTATAGAGTTTTAGCTGTAAATCCAGATAGAGAAGAAGCTGATTCCCAATTATGTATAAGAACAGTGGAAAAGGGATCTTCACTTCAGATACCTGCCATAGTACccattcaaaatgaaaaatgttttgagGACTCACCTAAAACTGAAACTCCAGAAACCTTAAGAAACCTATCTCAACTGGCAAAATCAGAACCCTTTGTAAGTTCTGGATCATTTTCATTACAGAGCTCTATTCCAGTCTGG